Part of the Verrucomicrobiia bacterium genome, TTCGTGATCAAGAATTCCACCACCCGCTTTTCCGGTCGCGTCGAGAATTATGTGAAATATCGGCCGAGCTATCCGGCTGCGATTATTCCGTTCTTGCAAAAGGCGTGTGGCCTTATGACGGAATCGCTGGTGGCGGACATCGGTTCAGGCACAGGAAAATTGACGGAATTATTTCTGAAGAACGGGAATCGAGTCTTCGGCGTGGAACCGAATCGCGAGATGCGCGAGGCGGGCGAACGATTGCTCAGCGATTATCCGAAGTTTCAAAGCGTCCACGCAACCGCGGAAGCCACGACGCTTGCCGATCACTCGATTGAATTGATTGTCGCGGGCCAAGCGTTCCACTGGTTCGACCGCGAGGCGGCGCGGCGGGAATTTTTTCGGATCTTGAAACCGGGCGGCTGCGTGGCGTTGATTTGGAATGACCGCAAGATCAATGCGTCGCCGTTCCTGATGGATTACGAAAAGTTGCTCG contains:
- a CDS encoding class I SAM-dependent methyltransferase, whose protein sequence is MIKNSTTRFSGRVENYVKYRPSYPAAIIPFLQKACGLMTESLVADIGSGTGKLTELFLKNGNRVFGVEPNREMREAGERLLSDYPKFQSVHATAEATTLADHSIELIVAGQAFHWFDREAARREFFRILKPGGCVALIWNDRKINASPFLMDYEKLLVTYATEYREVNHRNVDLSMLGSFFGPDGFKHAEFPNAQVFDWAGLQGRLLSSSYAPEAGHPNHAPMLQALDKLFERYQSDGKVVLACDTMVYYGQFSE